A section of the Enterobacter sp. C2 genome encodes:
- the adhP gene encoding alcohol dehydrogenase AdhP, giving the protein MKAAVVTHDHQVEITEKTLRPLRHGEARLKMECCGVCHTDLHVKNGDFGDKTGVILGHEGIGVVEEVGPGVTSLKPGDRASVAWFYEGCGHCEYCNSGNETLCREVKNAGYSVDGGMAEGCIVVADYAVKVPDGLDPAAASSITCAGVTTYKSIKISNIKPGQWIAIYGLGGLGNLAMQYAKNVFNAKVIAIDVNDEQLSLASEMGADLTINSRNEDAAQIIQQKTGGAHAAVVTAVAKAAFNSAVDAVRAGGRVVAVGLPPESMSLDIPRLVLDGIQVVGSLVGTRQDLAEAFQFAAEGKVVPKVASRPLEDINAIFHEMEQGKIRGRMVIDFRH; this is encoded by the coding sequence ATGAAAGCAGCTGTTGTCACTCACGATCATCAAGTAGAGATCACCGAAAAAACCTTACGCCCGCTTCGCCATGGCGAGGCGCGGTTAAAGATGGAGTGCTGTGGGGTTTGCCATACCGATCTTCACGTAAAGAACGGCGATTTCGGTGACAAAACCGGCGTCATTTTGGGCCATGAAGGCATTGGCGTAGTAGAGGAAGTCGGGCCGGGTGTCACGTCGCTGAAGCCAGGCGATCGCGCCAGCGTAGCCTGGTTCTATGAAGGCTGCGGACACTGCGAATACTGTAACAGCGGTAATGAAACCCTCTGTCGTGAGGTCAAAAACGCGGGTTATAGCGTTGATGGTGGTATGGCTGAAGGCTGCATCGTTGTAGCAGACTACGCGGTGAAAGTGCCGGATGGCCTCGATCCCGCCGCCGCCAGCAGTATTACCTGCGCAGGCGTAACGACCTATAAGTCGATCAAGATCTCCAATATCAAACCCGGCCAGTGGATTGCGATCTACGGTCTTGGCGGCCTCGGCAACCTGGCGATGCAGTATGCGAAGAACGTCTTTAACGCCAAAGTGATCGCTATCGACGTCAATGATGAGCAGCTCAGCCTGGCATCAGAGATGGGGGCTGACCTGACCATTAACTCCCGTAACGAAGACGCGGCGCAGATTATTCAGCAGAAAACCGGCGGCGCACATGCGGCGGTGGTCACCGCTGTCGCGAAAGCGGCATTCAACTCCGCCGTCGATGCGGTGCGGGCCGGTGGCCGCGTGGTTGCCGTTGGCCTGCCGCCGGAGTCCATGAGTCTCGATATCCCGCGCCTGGTGCTGGACGGTATTCAGGTCGTCGGTTCGCTGGTGGGCACCCGTCAGGATCTGGCCGAAGCCTTCCAGTTCGCCGCCGAGGGTAAGGTGGTGCCGAAAGTCGCCTCTCGCCCGCTGGAAGATATCAACGCTATCTTCCATGAAATGGAGCAAGGCAAGATCCGCGGTCGTATGGTGATCGATTTCCGTCATTAA
- a CDS encoding antitoxin Xre/MbcA/ParS toxin-binding domain-containing protein, with amino-acid sequence MTMHVFTPKAAAIPHDLLSTLGLPAAAIAAHDSINVGLSATILRSIADKTQLDEVTLLRMAGIDRNTYSRRLNSAEQRFSPEQSARVYTLARAISAASELFNNNNVRLAQWLSKPAKGLGGKRPAELLSTPAGAEAVLTLVGRLEHGVLS; translated from the coding sequence ATGACCATGCACGTTTTTACGCCTAAAGCAGCGGCCATCCCGCATGATTTGCTTAGTACGCTGGGTCTGCCTGCCGCGGCGATTGCCGCCCACGACAGCATCAACGTCGGCCTGAGTGCAACTATTTTACGTAGCATCGCCGATAAGACCCAGCTTGATGAGGTCACTCTGCTGCGGATGGCCGGTATCGATCGTAATACCTATAGCCGACGGCTCAACAGCGCGGAACAGCGCTTCTCTCCAGAACAGAGCGCCCGAGTCTATACCCTGGCCCGGGCCATCAGTGCCGCGAGCGAGTTATTCAATAACAACAATGTCCGGCTGGCCCAATGGCTCAGTAAACCCGCTAAAGGGCTGGGGGGCAAGAGGCCGGCTGAACTTCTCTCTACCCCTGCCGGCGCCGAGGCGGTCCTGACGCTGGTCGGTCGACTTGAGCATGGCGTACTGAGCTAA
- the treY gene encoding malto-oligosyltrehalose synthase, protein MKIPTATYRIQFRNGMTFDRAAALVPYLQQLGISHLYASPIFTATADSTHGYDVTNANEIEPAIGGREGFDRMVAALKEAGLGLILDIVPNHMAASLENAWWRDVIEHGEQSRYARYFDIDWSRRLTLPFLGDTFEAELEKGDIRLQADPKTGKPAFAYFESFYPLCPESYQGREDEVLNLTNKAELIALHDQQPYRLMTWRDAPRDLSYRRFFEITGLVGVRVEDEAVFDDSHRLILDLVRSGAVDGLRVDHVDGLADPKGYLRRLRQEAGADCYLTVEKILGKGEHLPDDWPVSGTTGYEFIAALSDALVDDDRLAALRKAYDKTMERQVDMRAELRSAKLLMVDRNFEGEFTTLLKLALGLAEVEGFATEQATMHAALRELLVAFPVYRTYGTQEGLPPADAELLHKIVTKVKASENAPDPEALDFITQILGGLLSNAASDKASLFRTRFQQLTGPLMAKSVEDTLFFRQNMGLALNEVGAEPLPRMFSLDRFHAEMKTRLEKQPDALSSTSTHDTKRGEDTRARLYTLTEAPSRWAVCVGRWREINQHKVVELEDGPAPKPAGKWMLYQALAGVWPVTLQPDDAAGLKALEDRFLDFVEKALREAKLRTDWVDNNDPFEKAMLDYARHLLSPDNQAFLQDFVSSLQPFIRAGLVNSLTQTAIKLTAPGVPDIYQGSEALNFSLVDPDNRREPDFATLTQQLPEDDQPVIVTEESWQSGFLKQQVIAKTLRLRQQKPALFRYGDYLPLTVTGERADHVIAYARVSTRIRGGDALIVIAPRLALRLPDDAETAWFTDTTIALPESLAGRRYRNILSGETFSLNEQIDLMKIIGDVPQILLAE, encoded by the coding sequence GTGAAGATCCCAACCGCGACTTACCGTATCCAATTTCGTAACGGCATGACCTTTGACCGCGCCGCTGCCCTTGTGCCTTATTTGCAGCAGCTGGGCATCAGCCACCTTTATGCCTCACCGATCTTTACCGCCACCGCCGACTCAACGCATGGCTATGACGTCACGAACGCCAACGAGATCGAGCCCGCCATTGGCGGCCGCGAGGGTTTTGACCGCATGGTAGCCGCCCTGAAAGAGGCAGGCCTTGGCCTGATTCTGGATATCGTTCCGAACCATATGGCGGCCTCGCTGGAGAACGCATGGTGGCGCGACGTCATTGAACACGGTGAACAGAGCCGCTATGCCCGCTATTTCGATATCGACTGGTCGCGTCGCCTGACTCTGCCGTTCCTCGGGGATACCTTTGAGGCCGAGCTGGAGAAGGGCGATATCCGCCTGCAGGCCGATCCTAAAACAGGTAAACCTGCCTTCGCCTACTTTGAGAGCTTCTATCCGCTTTGCCCGGAGAGCTATCAGGGGCGTGAAGATGAGGTGCTTAATCTCACCAATAAAGCCGAGCTTATTGCGCTACACGATCAACAGCCTTATCGATTGATGACGTGGCGGGATGCGCCGCGCGATCTCTCCTATCGTCGCTTTTTTGAAATTACCGGCCTCGTTGGAGTTCGCGTTGAAGATGAAGCCGTCTTTGACGATAGCCACCGCCTGATCCTGGATCTGGTGCGCAGCGGGGCGGTAGATGGCCTGCGGGTCGACCATGTAGATGGCCTTGCCGATCCCAAAGGCTATCTGAGACGCCTGCGCCAGGAGGCCGGCGCTGACTGCTACCTGACCGTTGAGAAGATCCTCGGCAAAGGCGAGCATCTGCCGGACGACTGGCCAGTATCGGGCACCACCGGGTACGAATTTATTGCCGCGCTCTCTGACGCCCTGGTCGATGACGATCGGCTTGCCGCGCTGCGCAAAGCCTACGACAAGACCATGGAGAGGCAAGTGGATATGCGGGCCGAACTGCGTTCGGCCAAGCTGCTGATGGTTGACCGCAACTTCGAGGGTGAATTTACCACCTTGCTGAAGCTGGCGCTCGGCCTTGCGGAAGTGGAGGGGTTCGCAACAGAGCAAGCGACAATGCATGCCGCTTTACGCGAGCTGCTTGTTGCCTTCCCGGTCTATCGTACCTACGGAACACAAGAGGGCCTGCCGCCTGCAGATGCTGAGCTGCTACATAAAATAGTGACCAAGGTTAAAGCCAGCGAAAATGCACCGGATCCCGAGGCGCTCGACTTTATTACCCAAATTCTTGGGGGTTTGCTGTCGAATGCAGCATCGGATAAAGCATCCCTGTTCCGCACCCGTTTCCAACAGCTCACCGGCCCGCTGATGGCAAAATCCGTCGAGGATACGCTCTTCTTCCGTCAGAACATGGGCCTGGCACTTAATGAAGTCGGTGCCGAGCCGTTGCCGCGCATGTTCTCTCTGGATCGTTTCCACGCTGAGATGAAAACCCGTCTGGAGAAGCAGCCTGATGCGCTTTCCAGCACCTCAACCCATGATACTAAACGCGGGGAAGACACGCGCGCGCGCCTCTATACGCTGACGGAAGCCCCGTCGCGCTGGGCGGTATGCGTTGGTCGCTGGCGGGAAATCAACCAGCATAAAGTGGTCGAGCTTGAAGATGGTCCGGCACCAAAACCCGCCGGGAAGTGGATGCTGTACCAGGCGCTGGCAGGCGTGTGGCCCGTGACGCTGCAGCCCGACGATGCGGCAGGGCTGAAGGCGCTGGAGGATCGTTTCCTGGACTTCGTCGAAAAGGCGTTACGGGAAGCGAAGCTGCGCACCGACTGGGTGGACAACAACGATCCGTTTGAGAAAGCGATGCTCGACTATGCTCGACACCTGCTTTCGCCGGACAATCAGGCCTTCTTACAGGATTTCGTGAGTTCGCTTCAGCCGTTTATTCGTGCCGGATTGGTTAACAGCTTGACCCAGACCGCCATCAAACTTACTGCGCCGGGCGTACCGGATATCTATCAGGGCAGCGAGGCGCTTAACTTTAGCCTTGTCGATCCCGATAACCGTCGCGAGCCGGATTTCGCCACCCTGACCCAGCAGCTGCCTGAGGATGACCAACCCGTCATTGTTACCGAAGAGAGCTGGCAAAGCGGTTTCCTGAAGCAGCAGGTTATTGCCAAAACCCTGCGCCTGCGTCAGCAAAAACCTGCGCTGTTCCGCTATGGTGATTATCTGCCGCTGACGGTAACGGGCGAGCGAGCGGATCACGTTATCGCTTACGCCCGGGTCAGTACCCGGATCCGCGGCGGCGATGCGCTTATTGTTATCGCTCCGCGTCTGGCGCTGCGGCTGCCTGACGATGCGGAAACAGCATGGTTTACCGATACCACTATTGCGCTCCCTGAATCACTGGCAGGCCGCCGCTACCGCAACATTCTCAGTGGAGAAACGTTCTCCCTGAATGAACAGATTGATTTAATGAAAATTATCGGCGATGTACCGCAAATCTTGCTGGCTGAATGA
- the treZ gene encoding malto-oligosyltrehalose trehalohydrolase, giving the protein MESRSFLKSWGAEFVAADTVRFRVWASGQESVTLRLSGKEFKMKPAGEGWFEFSATDISPGTEYHYVLADGTALPDPASRGQKADVNGPSLVINPESYRWQNTQWQGRPWEETVFYELHVGTFTPEGTFQAAIEKLPYLADIGITAIEILPVSQFGGNRGWGYDGVLLYAPHSAYGTPDDFKAFVDAAHGYGISVVLDIVLNHFGPEGNYLPLLSPEFFHKERMTPWGPGIAYDVDATRRYIAEAPLYWLKEFNLDGLRFDAIDQIDDSADKHVLVEIAERIRAEITDRPAHLTTEDCRNVIFLHPRDAAGSTPLFSGEWNDDFHNAVHVFATGETHAYYEDFADQPEKYVARALAEGFAYQGEVSPHSGEARGVDSTGQPPVAFVDFLQNHDQTGNRAHGERLISLAGVERTRVLLAALLLSPHIPLLFMGEEFGESNPFLFFTDFHGDLAKAVREGRAKEFAGHNGYDGDSVPDPNAESTFMQSKLDWHKLESQEGRAWLELTRALLRLRQQKIVPLLATAGGNSGRVVKTDEGFLAVSWTFPQGTLSLALNIGERHQTLPELPGETVFAWPNAADELPQNSIVVRLASGEAK; this is encoded by the coding sequence ATGGAGTCCAGATCTTTTCTTAAAAGCTGGGGGGCCGAGTTCGTGGCCGCTGACACAGTGCGTTTTCGTGTGTGGGCGAGCGGTCAGGAGAGCGTTACGCTCAGGCTTTCAGGCAAGGAATTTAAGATGAAGCCGGCCGGTGAAGGCTGGTTCGAATTTTCCGCCACCGATATCTCCCCTGGTACGGAATATCACTACGTTCTGGCTGATGGTACCGCTCTGCCGGACCCGGCGTCCCGGGGGCAAAAGGCCGATGTCAATGGCCCTTCGCTGGTTATCAATCCAGAAAGCTATCGCTGGCAAAATACGCAGTGGCAAGGGCGTCCCTGGGAAGAGACCGTTTTCTATGAGCTGCATGTAGGCACCTTTACCCCAGAAGGGACCTTCCAGGCTGCCATCGAGAAGCTGCCTTACCTGGCTGATATTGGGATTACCGCTATTGAGATCCTGCCTGTATCGCAGTTTGGCGGCAACCGGGGCTGGGGTTATGACGGCGTGCTGCTTTACGCGCCGCACTCCGCCTACGGTACGCCGGACGATTTCAAAGCCTTTGTCGATGCCGCTCACGGCTACGGCATCTCGGTGGTGCTCGACATTGTGCTGAATCATTTCGGTCCAGAGGGTAACTATCTGCCGCTGCTGTCGCCCGAGTTTTTCCACAAGGAGCGCATGACACCCTGGGGGCCGGGCATTGCCTATGATGTCGATGCGACACGTCGCTATATTGCCGAAGCGCCGCTCTACTGGCTTAAAGAGTTTAACCTTGACGGGTTGCGCTTCGATGCCATCGATCAGATTGATGACAGCGCTGACAAGCATGTGCTGGTAGAGATTGCCGAGCGCATTCGGGCAGAGATTACCGACCGACCTGCACACCTGACGACGGAAGATTGCCGGAACGTCATTTTCCTGCATCCTCGTGATGCAGCCGGTTCGACACCGCTGTTCAGTGGCGAATGGAACGATGATTTCCACAATGCCGTACACGTTTTTGCTACCGGCGAAACCCATGCCTACTATGAGGATTTTGCCGACCAGCCGGAGAAATATGTCGCCCGTGCGCTGGCGGAAGGGTTTGCCTATCAGGGAGAGGTGTCTCCTCACTCAGGAGAGGCTCGCGGCGTGGACAGCACTGGGCAACCGCCAGTGGCGTTCGTTGACTTTCTTCAGAACCACGACCAGACGGGCAACCGTGCGCACGGTGAGAGGCTGATCTCCCTGGCTGGCGTCGAGCGTACCAGGGTGCTGCTCGCCGCGCTGCTCCTGTCTCCACATATCCCGCTGCTGTTTATGGGAGAGGAGTTCGGCGAGAGCAATCCGTTCCTGTTCTTTACCGATTTCCATGGCGATCTCGCCAAAGCCGTACGTGAAGGGCGAGCGAAAGAGTTTGCCGGACATAATGGCTACGACGGGGACAGCGTGCCCGATCCGAACGCCGAGAGCACCTTTATGCAGTCGAAGCTGGATTGGCACAAACTCGAAAGCCAAGAAGGACGCGCCTGGCTGGAGCTGACCCGAGCGCTGCTGCGTTTGCGCCAGCAGAAGATCGTGCCGCTGTTGGCTACCGCCGGGGGCAATTCCGGTCGGGTAGTTAAAACAGACGAAGGATTTCTTGCCGTGAGCTGGACATTCCCGCAGGGAACGCTCTCTCTGGCGTTGAATATTGGCGAGCGTCATCAGACGCTGCCGGAATTGCCCGGCGAAACCGTTTTTGCCTGGCCAAATGCGGCAGATGAACTGCCGCAGAACTCAATCGTTGTTCGCCTTGCATCAGGAGAAGCAAAGTGA
- the glgX gene encoding glycogen debranching protein GlgX → MTHHNTYQILPGDYHLLGANYDGEGVNFALFSAHAERVELCLYDPSGKHEIGRLDLPEYTHEIWHGYVPGLQPGALYGFRVHGPFDPENGHRFNPNKLVIDPYARELVGDVEWNEAHFAYDMLHEDKDLTFDERDSAPFMPKCRVVNPNEFDWQDNNRPNIPWSQAIIYETHVKGFTQLNSALPQALRGNFEGMGHKATVDYIKNLGITSVELLPIHWFPDDQHLLDRGLKNFWGYNTLGFFAPASRYFGPKGIQGFRDMVRAFHDAGIEVILDVVYNHTAEGNELGPTLSFKGIDNFSYYRTMPDQHRYYINDTGTGNTVNTSHPRVLQMVMDSLRYWAESMHIDGFRFDLGTILGREPEGFDQRGGFFDAITQDPVLSKLKLIGEPWDIGPGGYQVGGFPPGWAEWNDKYRDTVREYWKGDNVAQDFASRLLGSGDLYDIRGRRPWSSVNFITAHDGFTLNDLVSYNEKHNEENGEDNNDGHNDNRSYNYGAEGPTDDENINAVRERQKRNFLATLFLSHGTPMLLAGDEFGRSQMGNNNGYCQDSEISWVHWDDLPPSSEALREFTRKLIKLRAEQPLLRRESWRDGLLIEWFNAEGGIQQPEHWQEGSALVVYISRPDLIPEEGIWHDVLMLLNPFEESMPFRIPQPGESGWVLELTTFDKESHGIVIDSETDFTLEGRSIALFRRP, encoded by the coding sequence ATGACACACCATAATACATACCAAATTCTGCCGGGGGATTATCACCTTCTCGGCGCAAACTACGATGGCGAGGGTGTTAACTTTGCCCTTTTCTCGGCGCATGCAGAGCGCGTGGAGCTGTGCCTTTATGACCCGAGCGGCAAGCACGAGATCGGCCGCCTGGACCTGCCGGAGTATACCCACGAGATCTGGCACGGTTACGTGCCCGGCCTGCAACCGGGTGCCCTGTATGGTTTCCGTGTGCACGGCCCCTTCGATCCGGAAAACGGTCATCGCTTTAACCCCAACAAACTGGTGATCGACCCCTACGCCCGTGAGCTGGTAGGCGATGTGGAGTGGAACGAAGCGCATTTCGCTTACGACATGCTGCACGAGGATAAGGACCTGACCTTTGATGAACGCGACAGCGCGCCGTTTATGCCGAAATGCCGGGTCGTTAACCCCAATGAGTTTGACTGGCAAGACAATAACCGCCCGAACATTCCCTGGTCACAGGCAATTATCTATGAAACCCATGTGAAAGGGTTTACCCAGCTTAACTCGGCGCTGCCGCAGGCACTGCGCGGTAACTTCGAGGGGATGGGCCACAAAGCGACCGTGGACTACATCAAAAACCTCGGCATTACGTCGGTGGAGCTGCTGCCGATTCACTGGTTCCCGGACGATCAGCATCTGCTGGATCGCGGACTGAAAAACTTCTGGGGCTACAATACGCTTGGCTTCTTTGCCCCAGCCTCTCGCTACTTTGGGCCAAAAGGCATTCAGGGCTTCCGCGATATGGTGCGCGCATTCCATGACGCAGGTATCGAGGTGATCCTCGACGTGGTCTACAACCACACCGCGGAAGGTAACGAGCTAGGTCCAACGCTGTCGTTTAAGGGTATCGATAACTTCTCTTACTATCGCACCATGCCCGATCAGCACCGCTACTACATCAACGACACCGGTACAGGGAATACGGTAAACACCTCCCATCCGCGCGTGCTGCAGATGGTGATGGACTCCCTGCGCTACTGGGCAGAATCGATGCATATCGACGGCTTCCGCTTCGATCTGGGTACCATTCTGGGGCGTGAGCCGGAAGGCTTCGACCAGCGCGGCGGCTTCTTTGATGCCATCACCCAGGATCCGGTGCTTTCTAAACTCAAGCTGATTGGTGAACCCTGGGATATCGGGCCGGGTGGCTATCAGGTAGGTGGATTCCCGCCGGGCTGGGCAGAGTGGAACGATAAGTATCGTGACACGGTACGTGAGTACTGGAAAGGCGACAACGTCGCCCAGGATTTTGCCTCCCGCCTGCTGGGTTCTGGCGATCTCTACGACATTCGTGGCCGTCGCCCCTGGTCGAGCGTTAACTTCATCACCGCCCACGACGGCTTCACGCTTAACGATCTGGTTTCGTATAACGAGAAGCACAACGAAGAGAACGGCGAGGATAACAACGACGGTCATAACGATAACCGCTCTTACAACTACGGGGCGGAAGGTCCTACCGACGACGAGAACATTAACGCTGTCCGCGAGCGGCAGAAACGTAACTTCCTCGCCACGCTGTTCTTATCCCATGGTACGCCGATGCTGCTGGCCGGGGACGAGTTTGGCCGTAGCCAAATGGGTAACAACAACGGCTACTGTCAGGACAGCGAGATCTCCTGGGTTCACTGGGACGATCTCCCGCCCTCCAGCGAAGCGCTGCGCGAGTTTACCCGCAAACTTATCAAGCTGCGTGCGGAGCAACCCTTGCTACGCCGCGAAAGCTGGCGCGATGGTCTGCTTATCGAGTGGTTCAACGCCGAAGGGGGGATCCAGCAGCCTGAGCACTGGCAGGAGGGATCGGCCCTGGTGGTTTACATTAGCCGCCCGGATTTAATACCCGAAGAGGGGATCTGGCACGACGTGCTGATGCTGCTGAACCCGTTTGAAGAGAGCATGCCGTTCCGTATTCCGCAGCCAGGGGAAAGCGGTTGGGTTCTGGAGCTCACGACCTTTGATAAAGAGTCCCACGGTATCGTTATCGATAGCGAAACTGACTTTACTCTGGAAGGGCGCAGCATCGCGCTGTTCAGAAGGCCGTAG
- a CDS encoding RES family NAD+ phosphorylase, with protein MTTQLFWRLVKTRYLATAFDGYGARTFGGRWNSRGRECVYLGSSKALCVLETLVHLEIEDIAEGYSFLTIEIPTELIATLDLNTLPEEWQADPAPLSTQQIGDQWLADVNNGLLLRVPSTITGEWNALFNPEHPDAKTALLSVKAEPFIIDPRLGKRC; from the coding sequence ATGACGACGCAGCTATTCTGGCGACTGGTGAAGACGCGCTACCTTGCTACCGCCTTCGACGGTTATGGCGCGCGCACCTTTGGTGGCCGCTGGAATTCTCGCGGTCGCGAGTGCGTCTATCTCGGTTCGTCAAAAGCGCTTTGCGTGCTGGAAACGCTGGTGCATCTGGAAATCGAAGACATCGCTGAAGGCTACAGTTTTCTTACAATTGAGATACCAACCGAACTTATAGCTACGCTCGATCTCAATACGTTGCCCGAAGAGTGGCAGGCCGATCCGGCTCCCCTTTCTACCCAGCAGATTGGCGATCAGTGGCTGGCCGATGTAAACAATGGCCTGCTGCTGCGTGTTCCAAGCACTATTACCGGGGAGTGGAACGCCCTGTTCAACCCGGAACATCCAGACGCAAAAACGGCTCTGCTGAGTGTAAAAGCAGAGCCGTTTATTATCGATCCGCGCTTGGGTAAGCGCTGCTAG
- a CDS encoding iron ABC transporter permease, producing MKQKLITLTTVALLAILVALPLLFIILQAIFPQFSAGSLSGALTGIVPQFQDPQLPAMLGGTLWIAAGVALLSALIGLPLGVMRGLFNLPVPRLWDLIFLIPFLTPPYIAALSWMLVLQTNGYLDQLTGIDLNNLLFSRSGIVLVMTLNIFPVVYFAVSRSLLASGQRLALVARVHGATAWRAFWHITLPMVAPALAAGMLLAFTLAIEEYGVPAALGTRSGVVMMTVGIEKKLADWPIDLPGASLLSMVLIVIALTGWWLQRRLVGDKEVTSVTGKPTENMGATLGIVVVPVVTVMALTGFLAVGLPGLSMAVTGVMSTLSGGLAWNNVTPQHYLALFSQQGDALSALGTSLSLALGASLITGLLGLLISWLVVVRQIKGRSVLDALSLLPAALPGIVVGVGLILLWNRTFWPVSPYNTWAILLLSYCCLLMPWPVRYITSALRQLGGNLEPAARVHGASALQALRFIVMPLVFPAMLAAMLMVFAIASRELVTSLLLSPAGTQTVAVFIWRQFEQGSVGQGMAMATLTLLTGLLLMLTALAIMQRKGRG from the coding sequence GTGAAACAGAAATTAATTACCCTCACTACCGTGGCGCTGCTGGCGATCCTGGTCGCGCTGCCGTTGCTGTTTATTATTCTACAGGCCATTTTTCCGCAGTTTAGCGCCGGCTCGTTGAGCGGGGCGTTAACGGGTATTGTCCCGCAGTTTCAGGATCCGCAGCTGCCCGCTATGCTGGGGGGAACGCTATGGATTGCCGCAGGCGTCGCGCTGTTGAGCGCTCTGATTGGTCTGCCGCTCGGCGTAATGCGCGGATTATTCAATCTGCCCGTACCCAGGCTGTGGGATCTTATCTTTCTCATCCCGTTTCTGACCCCGCCCTATATTGCCGCGCTCTCCTGGATGCTGGTCTTACAGACCAATGGTTATCTCGATCAGCTAACCGGTATCGACCTTAACAATCTGCTTTTCAGCCGCAGCGGCATTGTACTGGTCATGACCCTGAATATTTTCCCGGTGGTCTATTTTGCCGTCTCGCGCAGCCTGCTCGCTAGCGGACAGCGGCTGGCGCTGGTTGCGCGAGTACATGGTGCGACGGCGTGGCGGGCATTTTGGCATATCACACTGCCTATGGTCGCGCCCGCTCTGGCAGCGGGGATGCTGTTAGCCTTTACCCTGGCCATTGAGGAGTATGGCGTTCCGGCGGCGCTGGGAACGCGCTCAGGAGTAGTGATGATGACGGTGGGTATCGAGAAGAAACTCGCCGACTGGCCAATCGATCTGCCTGGCGCGTCGCTGCTCTCGATGGTGCTGATTGTCATTGCCTTAACCGGATGGTGGTTACAGCGACGCCTGGTAGGGGATAAAGAGGTGACCAGCGTAACCGGCAAGCCAACGGAGAACATGGGGGCCACGCTGGGCATCGTCGTCGTTCCGGTAGTGACGGTAATGGCCTTAACCGGATTTTTGGCGGTTGGACTTCCGGGATTATCCATGGCGGTAACCGGTGTGATGTCGACGCTGTCAGGCGGACTGGCCTGGAATAACGTGACGCCTCAGCACTATTTAGCGCTCTTCTCCCAGCAGGGGGATGCGCTTTCGGCGTTGGGCACCAGCCTGTCGCTGGCGCTCGGCGCGTCGCTGATCACCGGTCTCCTTGGCCTGCTGATTTCGTGGCTGGTTGTGGTCAGGCAGATAAAAGGCCGCAGCGTGCTGGATGCGCTGTCGCTACTGCCTGCGGCGCTACCGGGCATTGTTGTTGGTGTAGGGCTGATTTTGCTGTGGAACCGCACTTTCTGGCCGGTTTCGCCCTACAATACCTGGGCGATCCTGCTGCTGTCATACTGTTGCCTGCTGATGCCCTGGCCGGTGCGCTATATCACCAGCGCGCTACGCCAGCTGGGTGGCAATCTGGAGCCGGCCGCGCGGGTTCATGGCGCAAGTGCGCTTCAGGCGCTGCGCTTTATCGTCATGCCGCTGGTTTTTCCAGCCATGCTGGCCGCGATGCTGATGGTGTTTGCTATCGCGTCCCGTGAGTTGGTCACATCATTGCTGCTCTCACCAGCCGGTACGCAAACCGTGGCGGTCTTTATCTGGCGGCAGTTTGAACAGGGTTCGGTCGGGCAGGGGATGGCGATGGCGACCTTAACGCTGCTCACCGGGCTGCTTCTTATGCTTACCGCGCTGGCAATCATGCAGCGTAAAGGGCGAGGCTGA
- a CDS encoding biofilm development regulator YmgB/AriR family protein has protein sequence MHSATTEDTLNTWFDQGSHAFEAERSLIRGLAQNLKSNRIEVNNKNMILALIRLLETEDDVIKLDVYRNALELIVQKTPDDL, from the coding sequence ATGCACAGCGCAACAACTGAAGACACGCTCAACACTTGGTTCGATCAGGGTAGTCATGCTTTTGAAGCCGAACGTAGTCTCATTAGAGGACTCGCTCAGAATCTCAAAAGTAATCGTATTGAGGTGAATAATAAGAATATGATTCTGGCCCTGATCAGGCTGCTCGAAACAGAAGATGATGTAATCAAGCTCGATGTCTATCGCAACGCGCTTGAACTCATCGTCCAGAAAACACCAGACGATTTGTAA